Proteins encoded in a region of the Paenibacillus pedocola genome:
- the pgmB gene encoding beta-phosphoglucomutase encodes MLEQMKGAIFDLDGVIVDTAKYHFLAWRSLAGELGFEFTEEHNERLKGVSRMASLDILLEIGSMEFTEAEKLEMAEKKNRLYVEYISQLDESELLPGVREYLIRLRKKGVGIALGSASKNALFILGKLNIAGMFDAVVDGNKVSRAKPDPEVFQTACHELGLQPRDCVVFEDAEAGVAAGKAAGMQVVGIGRTDVLREADLVITGLHEL; translated from the coding sequence ATGCTGGAGCAAATGAAAGGCGCAATTTTTGATCTGGACGGTGTAATTGTGGACACGGCTAAATATCATTTTCTGGCTTGGCGTTCACTGGCCGGAGAGCTTGGCTTCGAATTTACAGAAGAACATAATGAACGGCTGAAGGGAGTCAGCCGGATGGCGTCGCTCGATATTCTGCTGGAGATTGGCAGCATGGAATTTACGGAGGCCGAGAAGCTTGAGATGGCGGAGAAGAAGAACCGTCTCTATGTAGAATACATCTCGCAATTGGATGAGTCTGAGCTGCTGCCCGGCGTAAGAGAGTATCTGATCAGGCTGAGGAAAAAGGGTGTGGGAATCGCTCTTGGTTCAGCCAGCAAAAATGCGCTGTTTATTCTGGGTAAGCTGAATATTGCCGGGATGTTCGACGCTGTTGTTGACGGCAACAAAGTATCCAGAGCGAAGCCGGATCCAGAGGTGTTTCAGACGGCCTGCCATGAGCTTGGGCTGCAGCCCCGGGATTGTGTGGTGTTCGAAGATGCGGAAGCGGGAGTGGCAGCAGGAAAAGCGGCAGGCATGCAGGTGGTCGGCATCGGCAGAACGGACGTGCTGCGTGAGGCGGATCTTGTCATTACCGGATTGCATGAATTGTAA
- a CDS encoding peptide ABC transporter substrate-binding protein, with product MKKLLHVLLALSLLMSISVMEGKEVSAIGAKQVLRIGVDAIPAVLDPAPAVHDTASSVIKGLFEGLVRLDESGQAVPGIAKSWKISNDGKTYTFALRSSAKWSNQQSVTASDFEYAWKRALSPQASNSLAFKMFMIAGAESYHNGKQKDASKVGIKALNDYTLQVTLAEKNYTFLQMLAESIYLPVNAAVAKANKNWASSTKSFVTNGPFKLAAWDTYKIVLVKNSNYYGAKEIQFSEVQFLVPSAGSDSSTAAYINGETDWLGGGGTGPLDYSLLSSPTSSELYEMPTGSTYFYQFNLSQAPFNNLKVRQALAMAIDREALSYGTPAFGFVPLTIHGTMQTYRSELSDQPYFNEDVKTAKKLLQEGLKEAGLARMPEFSIIVNEGNHKFIAAKIINNWEKNLGVTATVEVQDWEQMLNNRINQNYSIARAGWTADYNDPASSLELFASWSSDNDSGWSNKQYDTYLRQARQQPEPRERMHLYAKAERLLISQMAIIPLYYYTSDVLHKPNIQNVYVDYDESIDYTRGYFKP from the coding sequence ATGAAAAAGCTGCTTCACGTGCTTTTGGCTTTGAGCTTGCTTATGAGTATTAGTGTGATGGAAGGCAAGGAGGTATCAGCGATAGGAGCGAAGCAGGTCTTAAGGATTGGTGTGGACGCTATTCCTGCAGTGCTTGATCCTGCTCCAGCTGTTCATGATACGGCATCTTCGGTAATTAAAGGCTTATTTGAAGGCTTGGTCCGTCTGGATGAGTCCGGTCAGGCAGTGCCTGGAATAGCGAAGTCTTGGAAAATATCCAATGACGGCAAGACGTACACCTTTGCGCTGCGATCCAGTGCCAAATGGAGTAACCAGCAGTCTGTAACAGCATCGGATTTCGAATATGCCTGGAAAAGGGCGTTGTCCCCGCAAGCTTCCAATAGTCTGGCATTCAAAATGTTCATGATTGCCGGGGCAGAGAGCTATCACAACGGCAAGCAGAAAGACGCCTCAAAAGTAGGGATAAAGGCGCTGAACGACTATACGCTTCAAGTTACTCTTGCAGAGAAAAACTATACCTTCCTTCAGATGCTTGCGGAAAGTATCTACCTTCCGGTTAATGCAGCAGTGGCCAAAGCCAATAAAAACTGGGCAAGCAGCACAAAGTCTTTTGTAACAAACGGCCCTTTCAAGCTTGCAGCATGGGACACTTACAAAATCGTCTTGGTCAAGAATTCCAACTATTATGGAGCAAAGGAGATTCAATTCTCAGAAGTTCAGTTTCTTGTTCCATCAGCGGGAAGTGACTCATCTACAGCGGCCTACATAAATGGTGAAACCGATTGGCTAGGCGGTGGGGGGACCGGTCCTCTTGATTATTCCTTGTTAAGCTCACCAACCTCAAGCGAACTTTATGAAATGCCTACGGGTTCAACCTATTTCTATCAATTTAATCTGTCTCAAGCCCCTTTTAACAATCTAAAAGTTCGTCAAGCTCTAGCCATGGCAATTGACCGCGAAGCACTTAGCTACGGCACGCCGGCTTTTGGCTTTGTTCCACTGACAATTCATGGGACTATGCAGACCTACCGGTCAGAATTATCAGATCAGCCATACTTTAATGAAGATGTTAAAACAGCCAAGAAGCTGCTCCAGGAGGGACTGAAGGAAGCAGGACTTGCGAGGATGCCGGAGTTCTCAATTATTGTGAACGAAGGCAATCATAAATTCATCGCCGCGAAGATAATTAACAATTGGGAGAAGAATCTGGGGGTTACTGCAACTGTAGAGGTCCAGGACTGGGAGCAGATGCTCAATAATCGTATTAATCAGAATTATTCGATAGCCAGAGCCGGGTGGACGGCAGATTATAACGATCCAGCCTCTTCTCTGGAACTGTTCGCCTCCTGGAGTTCGGATAATGATTCTGGCTGGAGTAACAAGCAATATGATACTTACCTGCGGCAGGCACGGCAGCAGCCCGAGCCCCGTGAGCGAATGCATCTGTATGCAAAAGCGGAGCGGCTGCTCATCAGCCAAATGGCCATTATCCCGCTCTATTACTACACCTCAGATGTCTTGCACAAGCCCAATATCCAAAATGTGTACGTAGACTATGATGAATCAATAGATTATACAAGGGGTTATTTTAAACCATAA
- a CDS encoding RCC1 domain-containing protein — MEPVAPKGSYSLVGARSAIAAGYRHTVGLHSDGTVTAVGDNKYGQCNVSGWRNIVAVAAGNAHIGSAHTIGLKMDGTVAAVGWNKYDQCNISGWHDIVALAAGWRRTVGLQSDSTVVAVGRNNEGQCNVSGWREIIAVAAGDWHTAGLKSDGTVVIAGNNRYGQSNVSDWHDIVAVAAGYLHTVGLKSDGTVTAAGWNKREQCNVSSWHDIVAIAAGSSHTIGLKSDGTVAAAGWNEHGQCNVSGWRDIVAVTAGCAHTIGLKSDGTVVAAGDNQNGQCDINGWRGIQLPGN, encoded by the coding sequence ATGGAACCCGTTGCACCTAAGGGCAGCTACTCACTGGTTGGCGCACGATCCGCTATCGCGGCAGGTTATCGTCATACCGTCGGGCTTCATTCGGACGGCACCGTAACGGCTGTGGGCGATAATAAATATGGCCAATGCAATGTAAGCGGCTGGCGCAATATTGTGGCAGTTGCGGCGGGTAATGCTCACATAGGTAGTGCTCATACTATCGGACTTAAAATGGATGGTACGGTGGCAGCTGTGGGGTGGAATAAGTATGACCAATGCAATATAAGCGGCTGGCACGATATTGTGGCGCTTGCAGCGGGTTGGCGTCGTACCGTCGGGCTTCAATCGGATAGCACGGTGGTTGCTGTGGGCCGAAATAATGAAGGCCAATGTAATGTAAGCGGCTGGCGTGAGATCATAGCGGTTGCAGCTGGTGACTGGCATACTGCCGGGCTTAAATCGGACGGTACGGTGGTGATAGCCGGCAATAACCGGTATGGACAAAGCAATGTCAGTGACTGGCACGATATAGTGGCGGTTGCGGCGGGGTACCTTCATACCGTAGGGCTTAAATCAGACGGCACAGTGACGGCTGCGGGTTGGAATAAGCGTGAACAATGCAATGTAAGCAGCTGGCACGATATTGTGGCAATTGCGGCGGGTAGTAGTCATACGATCGGGCTTAAATCTGACGGCACGGTGGCGGCTGCGGGCTGGAATGAGCATGGGCAATGTAATGTAAGCGGCTGGCGTGATATTGTGGCGGTTACAGCGGGTTGCGCTCATACGATCGGGCTTAAATCAGACGGTACGGTAGTTGCTGCGGGTGATAATCAGAATGGACAATGCGATATAAACGGCTGGCGTGGCATCCAACTGCCCGGCAATTAG
- a CDS encoding glycoside hydrolase family 65 protein — protein MAKVADKYLKVDPWAIIEEDFDQERNRTSESIFSLGNEYMGVRGYAEEGYSGDTLPGSYFNGLNEEQAIGNHYKGIIRSLRYMVNAVDWLYTRITLDGEQLDLAFSKISDYSRRLDFRTGTYCREFIWHLENGKQLKLTFTRLVSMTMSHLGLQRVAFEPLNFSGNVQVCTGLDFGMIHEERGQSMWRGLRSGGADGITAIMAETLTTGNKLFSGFVLQSPVQFSPSRVERDKFIGESFTLPLIEGKKVHYTKLAVNCADSSGSKSADVLWKEGMELAATTAGLNEAEIFNAQTEYWTRIWETSDIVIEGDPENQQGIRFCIFQLYQTYHGDHPGYNIGAKGLTGEAYRGLAFWDTESYCLPFYMFNNPKAAKSLLEFRYKTLPEAIQRARDVDCEGACFPIATIDGTESCDLWQHSNLQLHVGTAVSYGIWHYVKNTGDREFLYSKGAEMLIQISRFYATRGQWGARSGQFGYFGVMGPDEFQLMVNNNCYINLMAKKLFEYTLETVAHMQAAVPEAYAQLAAKTALREDELADWSSKAEHMRIPLDQDSGVYEEHDGFFDMPHIDIHSIPVTEFPLYSNWSYDRLYRYDMIKQPDVLMFMFLYSGQFSKEAKRANYEYYEPRCIHESSLSPSIHSILASEIGKPEEAYHFFEFATRLDLDNYNRNTREGLHTTSIAAAWMNIVYGFGGMRSDGERLSFQPSLPERWTSYSFQVLYEGVLLKLEVTKDSVRIQAASGGCTEIIMDGQQITVGADRIVLPLGKGMMAG, from the coding sequence ATGGCAAAAGTAGCAGATAAATATTTAAAGGTCGACCCTTGGGCAATTATTGAAGAGGACTTTGATCAGGAGCGGAACCGGACCTCGGAATCGATTTTTTCACTGGGCAATGAGTATATGGGTGTGCGAGGTTATGCTGAGGAAGGCTACAGCGGGGATACGCTCCCGGGCAGCTATTTCAACGGCCTGAATGAAGAGCAGGCGATCGGCAACCATTACAAAGGCATTATCCGTTCTCTGCGCTATATGGTGAATGCGGTGGACTGGCTGTATACCCGGATTACGCTTGACGGCGAACAGCTGGATTTGGCTTTCAGTAAGATATCGGATTACAGCCGCAGGCTGGATTTCCGTACCGGCACCTATTGCCGCGAATTTATATGGCATTTGGAGAACGGCAAACAACTGAAACTAACCTTTACCCGGCTGGTCAGTATGACCATGTCCCATCTCGGACTGCAGAGAGTTGCCTTTGAGCCGCTAAATTTCTCGGGCAATGTCCAGGTGTGTACGGGTCTTGATTTTGGGATGATCCATGAGGAACGGGGCCAGAGTATGTGGAGAGGTCTGCGCAGCGGAGGGGCGGACGGGATTACCGCAATTATGGCGGAGACACTGACTACGGGTAATAAGCTGTTTTCCGGGTTTGTCCTGCAGTCTCCGGTCCAATTCAGTCCATCTCGTGTAGAGCGGGATAAATTTATCGGAGAGTCGTTCACCCTGCCTTTAATAGAAGGAAAAAAGGTCCATTATACGAAGCTTGCCGTCAATTGTGCGGATAGCAGCGGTTCCAAGTCAGCAGACGTACTATGGAAAGAAGGGATGGAGCTTGCTGCAACAACTGCAGGGCTAAATGAGGCTGAAATATTCAACGCTCAAACCGAATACTGGACAAGGATTTGGGAGACCAGCGATATCGTTATTGAAGGTGACCCGGAGAATCAGCAGGGCATCCGTTTTTGTATTTTTCAGCTGTACCAGACGTACCATGGCGACCATCCCGGCTATAATATCGGCGCAAAAGGCTTGACGGGTGAAGCCTACCGCGGGCTTGCTTTCTGGGATACGGAGTCGTACTGTCTGCCGTTCTATATGTTCAACAATCCGAAGGCGGCCAAGAGCCTGCTGGAATTCCGCTATAAAACACTGCCCGAGGCGATTCAGCGGGCCAGGGATGTGGATTGCGAGGGGGCCTGCTTTCCGATTGCGACAATTGACGGAACCGAAAGCTGCGACCTGTGGCAGCACTCTAACCTGCAGCTTCATGTCGGGACGGCTGTGTCCTACGGTATCTGGCATTATGTAAAAAATACGGGAGACAGGGAATTCCTCTACAGTAAAGGTGCTGAAATGCTGATTCAGATCAGCCGGTTTTATGCTACACGCGGTCAATGGGGGGCACGCAGCGGCCAGTTCGGTTATTTTGGCGTAATGGGTCCTGATGAATTCCAATTAATGGTGAACAATAACTGCTACATCAACCTGATGGCTAAAAAATTGTTCGAATATACCCTGGAAACGGTGGCTCATATGCAGGCGGCAGTGCCAGAGGCCTACGCCCAACTGGCTGCTAAGACAGCGCTCCGTGAAGACGAATTGGCAGACTGGAGCAGCAAGGCGGAGCATATGCGGATTCCGTTAGATCAAGATAGCGGTGTTTATGAAGAGCATGACGGATTTTTTGATATGCCGCATATTGATATTCATTCGATTCCGGTGACGGAATTTCCGCTGTATTCGAATTGGTCTTATGACCGCCTGTACCGCTATGACATGATTAAGCAGCCTGATGTACTGATGTTCATGTTCCTTTATAGCGGACAATTCTCCAAGGAAGCCAAGCGTGCCAATTACGAATATTATGAGCCGCGCTGTATTCATGAATCATCGCTTTCACCATCCATCCATTCGATTCTGGCCAGTGAAATCGGCAAACCGGAGGAAGCCTATCATTTCTTCGAATTTGCAACCCGGCTTGATCTCGACAATTATAACCGCAACACCCGCGAGGGCCTGCATACAACCTCCATTGCGGCTGCCTGGATGAACATCGTCTACGGCTTCGGCGGCATGCGCTCGGACGGGGAACGGCTAAGCTTCCAGCCTTCGCTGCCGGAACGCTGGACCTCCTACAGCTTCCAGGTCCTGTACGAGGGAGTTCTGCTGAAGCTGGAGGTTACTAAGGATTCAGTGCGGATACAGGCCGCCTCCGGCGGATGCACAGAGATCATTATGGATGGGCAGCAGATCACGGTTGGGGCAGACCGCATCGTACTCCCGCTGGGGAAAGGGATGATGGCCGGATGA
- a CDS encoding LytTR family transcriptional regulator DNA-binding domain-containing protein: MCSVNCLSVTETPDGSGGIISVELQDIMFLKCNTSESQSILVHTREGVYYIVGPLRYWVSALNSTGCHFSIVNRGAAVNIDNVSRLDRAFKAAYFNLMNGPNALICTIAHHRYRLVEKELIRRNPNIIVC, translated from the coding sequence GTGTGTTCCGTGAATTGTTTATCCGTGACCGAAACTCCGGACGGATCTGGCGGGATCATCTCTGTCGAACTCCAGGACATCATGTTTCTTAAGTGCAATACTAGCGAATCACAGTCTATCCTGGTACATACGAGGGAAGGCGTATATTACATCGTGGGTCCCTTGCGTTACTGGGTCAGTGCGCTTAACAGCACCGGATGTCATTTCAGCATCGTAAATCGGGGGGCGGCAGTTAACATTGATAACGTATCACGTCTGGACAGAGCTTTCAAAGCTGCTTATTTTAACCTTATGAACGGCCCCAATGCTCTTATTTGTACGATTGCCCACCATCGGTACAGACTGGTTGAGAAAGAACTGATCCGTAGAAATCCTAATATTATAGTGTGTTAA
- a CDS encoding sensor histidine kinase, which produces MLSAFMKPIVRLSVKQQLILLFLIMFAPILILNSYGNYKAEQILKRHVTNAYVELNKQNFAIINRDIDTVNKITTTVIQNPILQQLNMSGLDPVLERVERYETIEKLLGSYSQGAERGDAIYYSLYVYDPNNYYFFAPNFPQVKKAGVYFFTQKEEPFWFKQVVGQKGRGYLMFMDRLSPQAENLKTLTYVRAVNNIYLGAGTIGVLVVTKMEAKIGASMKSISLPDGEIYLTDMNNRVLASTTNSTGEVIELPEGAESGDPEGTRDVITNDFIYVVNNNHMLGQKLVYKVPVKALLQQQNEMKRVIQYITVAYALFGLIIITYFWRSLMTPLQKLAFFVRKYEPGNRVPETPKRGSNDEVSVLIASTYDMARRLNSLIMYKYQMEIKQKESQLQLLYQQINPHLLYNTLESIYWKSSLEGNVESAEMIKELSKLMKISLSRGRELITLEEELEHAGAYIKLQQHRYDYVFAVIWNIAPETKSNLIPKITLQPLIENAIIHGVKNMDEDGEIIITAAAIEDTVLITIADNGYRQVDYEAIAHVLNDDSPNPTGGYGIRNINQRVQLHFGPGYGIRYGPRPGGGTVASVVLPKTEVKE; this is translated from the coding sequence ATGTTGTCCGCATTTATGAAACCTATTGTCAGGCTGAGCGTCAAGCAGCAGCTGATTCTGTTGTTCCTGATTATGTTTGCGCCGATCCTGATTCTTAACAGCTATGGGAACTACAAGGCGGAGCAGATTTTAAAGCGTCATGTGACGAATGCCTATGTGGAGCTGAATAAACAAAATTTTGCGATCATTAACAGGGATATCGATACGGTGAATAAGATCACTACGACAGTGATTCAAAATCCGATTCTGCAGCAGCTGAATATGAGCGGACTTGATCCGGTGCTGGAGCGCGTCGAACGGTATGAAACGATAGAAAAGCTGCTCGGCAGCTATTCGCAGGGGGCGGAGCGGGGCGATGCGATTTATTACTCGCTGTACGTATATGATCCGAACAATTATTACTTTTTTGCCCCTAATTTTCCGCAGGTGAAAAAGGCGGGCGTTTATTTTTTTACACAGAAAGAGGAGCCTTTCTGGTTTAAGCAGGTAGTGGGGCAGAAGGGCCGGGGGTATCTGATGTTCATGGACCGCCTTAGCCCGCAGGCTGAGAACCTGAAGACCCTTACTTACGTCAGAGCGGTAAATAACATCTATCTTGGGGCAGGAACAATAGGCGTGCTGGTGGTGACCAAAATGGAGGCGAAGATCGGCGCATCGATGAAATCCATTTCACTGCCGGACGGGGAAATCTACTTGACGGATATGAATAACCGGGTGCTGGCTTCGACCACGAATTCCACCGGAGAGGTTATTGAGCTGCCCGAGGGTGCGGAGAGCGGAGATCCGGAGGGTACGCGGGATGTGATTACCAATGATTTTATTTATGTCGTGAACAATAATCATATGCTGGGGCAGAAGCTGGTCTATAAGGTTCCGGTAAAAGCGCTCCTGCAGCAGCAGAATGAAATGAAGCGGGTCATTCAATACATAACGGTTGCCTACGCCTTGTTCGGTCTGATCATAATCACTTACTTTTGGCGTTCCCTGATGACACCGCTGCAGAAGCTGGCTTTTTTTGTGCGCAAATATGAGCCAGGCAACCGGGTTCCCGAGACGCCCAAAAGAGGCAGCAATGATGAAGTCAGCGTGCTGATCGCCTCGACCTATGATATGGCCCGCAGGCTGAACAGCCTCATAATGTACAAATACCAGATGGAGATCAAGCAGAAGGAGTCACAGCTGCAGCTGCTGTATCAGCAGATCAACCCTCATCTTCTATATAACACTCTGGAGAGTATCTATTGGAAAAGCTCGCTGGAAGGCAATGTGGAATCTGCGGAGATGATCAAGGAATTATCTAAGCTGATGAAAATCAGTTTAAGCCGGGGCAGAGAGCTGATTACCTTGGAGGAGGAGCTGGAGCATGCCGGCGCCTATATCAAGCTGCAGCAGCACCGGTATGATTATGTGTTTGCTGTCATCTGGAACATTGCCCCGGAAACGAAAAGCAACCTGATTCCCAAGATTACACTGCAGCCTCTGATCGAGAATGCCATTATTCACGGGGTCAAAAATATGGATGAGGACGGGGAGATCATCATTACAGCAGCAGCCATAGAGGATACGGTGCTGATTACCATTGCAGATAACGGTTATAGGCAGGTCGACTACGAGGCGATCGCTCATGTGCTGAATGATGATAGTCCTAATCCAACGGGCGGCTACGGCATCCGGAATATTAACCAGCGGGTGCAGCTGCATTTCGGCCCTGGCTATGGTATCCGCTACGGCCCCCGTCCGGGAGGCGGAACAGTGGCTTCTGTCGTGCTGCCAAAAACGGAAGTTAAAGAATAG
- a CDS encoding alpha/beta hydrolase — METLLLWPEGAPGALGSSEEDCPAITPYLVEGKGNAAVLICPGGGYWLRADHEGGPVAEWLNTLGISAFVLRYRVAPYQYPSALQDAQRALRTIRLRADEYGIDPGRLGILGFSAGGHLASTASSLFDRGNPEAGEELDRQSCRPDFSILCYPVISMMEGVTHEGSKANLLGEHPAEELVRQLSGELQVTADTPPAFLWHTADDESVPVENSLLLAAALRRQGVPFDLHVYTHGTHGLGLATGEPHTSGWTGACASWLQMNDYVK, encoded by the coding sequence ATGGAAACATTATTGTTATGGCCGGAGGGGGCTCCGGGAGCACTGGGAAGCAGCGAGGAAGATTGTCCGGCGATTACGCCGTATCTGGTGGAAGGCAAGGGGAATGCCGCAGTATTGATCTGTCCGGGAGGCGGCTATTGGCTGCGTGCAGATCATGAAGGAGGTCCAGTAGCCGAGTGGTTGAATACGCTCGGGATTTCAGCCTTTGTGCTGCGTTACCGCGTAGCACCATATCAATATCCAAGTGCACTGCAGGATGCTCAGAGAGCGCTGCGCACTATCCGCCTGCGGGCAGATGAATATGGAATTGATCCGGGCAGGCTTGGAATCCTGGGATTCTCAGCCGGGGGACATCTGGCTTCGACTGCTTCCAGCTTATTTGACCGGGGGAATCCGGAAGCGGGCGAGGAACTGGACCGCCAGTCCTGCCGGCCGGATTTCTCGATCCTTTGTTACCCGGTCATTTCCATGATGGAAGGCGTGACGCATGAAGGTTCAAAGGCCAATCTGCTCGGAGAGCATCCCGCTGAGGAGCTGGTCCGTCAGCTCAGCGGCGAGCTGCAAGTTACAGCTGATACACCGCCTGCATTCCTCTGGCATACCGCGGATGATGAGAGTGTGCCGGTGGAGAACAGCCTGCTGCTCGCCGCTGCGCTGCGCCGCCAGGGGGTTCCGTTTGATCTTCATGTCTATACCCACGGGACACATGGTTTGGGGCTCGCCACCGGGGAGCCGCATACCAGCGGCTGGACGGGAGCCTGCGCTTCCTGGCTGCAGATGAACGACTACGTCAAATAA
- a CDS encoding glycosyl hydrolase family 65 protein, whose product MSWTVQDQVFDRERITTNGNKFMTGNGYMGYRGTLEEFGKEQLAAVTLAGVYDQAGGKWREPVNAPNGLFTRLSCNGQQLGVLDTEPETHTQELDIRGAVHKRETVYGLAGGGQLVFTAERFISMDQLHLLAGKLSIRSTADCRIEIESGIDGDVWDINGPHLYARQEQFVEGVLRSSAVTGELGVSVSVAERTVFSFDAQETAGDSAIRVISFDARAGETYEWFKFAAVYTGLDAGGDPAILAERNVRAAEEAGYDRLLEAHRDAWEERWLQSDCMIEGDDAAQFALRYSIYQLLIIAPTRSEKVSIPARGLSGQVYKGAVFWDTEMFMLPFFLHSDPRTARNLLMYRIHTLEGARQKAAEYGFLGAFYAWESQDSGDDACTLFNVNDVFTGRRVRTYFRDKQVHISADVVHGIWQYVMFTGDDTLLTDGGAEVIWECARFFYSYAYYNPVKQRYEILDVTGPDEYHERVNNNAFTNALVKETLEVALKSADLLQAKFPKEFRKLTGQFADGPFLKEFQTMLDSFYVPQPDPETLLIEQFDRYFQLEEVGLAELKSRVIHKNEYWGGGNGLATTTTILKQADVVLMLNLFKSSYSKEVKQANWEFYEPRTEHGSSLSPCIYALVAADIGSPDWGYPYFMRTATVDLTGESKQYVGDLYIGGTHPAANGGAWMAAVLGFAGVQFDGEALYIKPALPEHWNAVELPLLLHGDGFRLRISRNEITVTAATGNRNALALITFGGERQLCRPGVRLRCSWQGQ is encoded by the coding sequence ATGAGCTGGACCGTACAGGATCAGGTTTTTGACCGGGAGCGGATCACGACGAACGGGAATAAATTTATGACCGGCAACGGTTATATGGGATACCGTGGTACGCTGGAGGAATTCGGCAAGGAACAGCTTGCCGCGGTCACCTTGGCCGGTGTATATGATCAGGCCGGCGGGAAGTGGCGCGAGCCGGTGAACGCCCCGAACGGGCTGTTCACCAGACTCAGCTGCAACGGACAGCAGCTCGGAGTGCTGGATACTGAGCCCGAGACACATACACAGGAGCTTGATATACGCGGCGCAGTCCACAAACGGGAGACGGTATACGGCCTCGCCGGAGGCGGACAGCTGGTATTCACTGCTGAACGGTTCATCAGCATGGATCAGCTGCATCTACTGGCCGGCAAGCTAAGCATACGCAGTACGGCGGATTGCCGGATTGAGATTGAGAGCGGAATCGATGGGGATGTATGGGATATAAACGGCCCGCATCTGTATGCGCGGCAGGAGCAGTTCGTGGAAGGCGTGCTCCGCTCAAGTGCGGTTACTGGTGAGCTGGGGGTGTCGGTGTCAGTAGCTGAAAGGACAGTATTCAGCTTCGATGCACAAGAAACAGCCGGTGACAGTGCAATCCGGGTAATCTCATTCGATGCCAGAGCAGGAGAGACATATGAATGGTTTAAATTTGCCGCGGTCTACACGGGGCTTGATGCCGGCGGCGATCCGGCTATACTTGCCGAGCGGAATGTCCGTGCGGCGGAAGAAGCGGGTTATGATCGTCTGCTTGAGGCTCACCGTGATGCATGGGAGGAGAGATGGCTGCAGAGTGATTGTATGATTGAAGGGGATGATGCCGCCCAGTTTGCGCTGCGGTACAGCATCTATCAGCTGCTGATTATTGCGCCAACCCGGTCGGAGAAAGTTTCGATACCGGCCCGGGGGCTGTCGGGGCAAGTGTACAAAGGCGCTGTGTTCTGGGACACGGAAATGTTCATGCTGCCTTTTTTCCTCCATAGTGATCCCAGGACAGCCCGTAATCTGCTGATGTACCGCATCCATACGCTGGAAGGGGCGCGACAGAAGGCGGCAGAATACGGATTCTTAGGCGCGTTCTACGCCTGGGAAAGCCAGGATTCCGGTGATGATGCCTGTACCCTTTTCAATGTTAATGATGTGTTTACCGGCCGCAGGGTGCGCACCTATTTCCGCGACAAGCAGGTGCATATCAGTGCAGACGTGGTGCACGGGATCTGGCAGTATGTGATGTTCACCGGAGATGACACCTTACTGACAGATGGTGGTGCTGAGGTGATCTGGGAATGTGCGCGCTTCTTCTATTCTTATGCCTACTATAATCCGGTCAAACAGCGGTATGAGATTCTCGATGTTACCGGGCCGGATGAATATCATGAGCGGGTGAACAACAATGCGTTCACGAATGCCCTGGTGAAAGAAACGCTGGAGGTAGCGCTAAAGAGTGCAGATCTGCTGCAGGCCAAATTCCCGAAGGAGTTCCGGAAGCTGACCGGGCAATTCGCGGACGGCCCGTTTTTGAAAGAATTCCAAACGATGCTGGACAGCTTCTATGTGCCGCAGCCCGATCCGGAAACACTGCTAATCGAGCAATTCGACCGCTATTTCCAGCTGGAAGAGGTGGGGCTCGCAGAACTGAAATCAAGAGTCATCCACAAAAACGAATATTGGGGCGGGGGCAATGGCCTGGCGACGACAACTACTATTTTGAAACAAGCCGATGTTGTGCTGATGCTTAATCTGTTCAAAAGCTCCTACTCCAAGGAAGTGAAGCAGGCGAACTGGGAGTTCTATGAGCCTCGGACAGAGCACGGCTCCAGCCTCAGCCCGTGTATCTATGCGCTGGTGGCCGCCGATATCGGTTCGCCGGATTGGGGGTATCCTTATTTTATGCGGACCGCAACCGTGGATCTTACCGGAGAGTCCAAGCAGTATGTCGGAGACCTCTATATTGGCGGAACGCATCCGGCTGCTAATGGGGGAGCCTGGATGGCGGCAGTGCTCGGCTTTGCGGGCGTGCAGTTTGACGGTGAGGCGCTCTACATCAAACCAGCATTGCCGGAGCATTGGAATGCCGTGGAATTGCCGCTGCTCCTGCATGGGGACGGTTTCAGGCTGCGGATTAGCCGTAATGAGATTACAGTGACTGCAGCTACGGGTAATCGTAATGCCCTGGCGCTGATTACGTTTGGCGGTGAACGGCAGCTGTGCCGGCCGGGAGTGCGGCTGCGCTGCAGCTGGCAGGGGCAATAA